A portion of the Eulemur rufifrons isolate Redbay chromosome 30, OSU_ERuf_1, whole genome shotgun sequence genome contains these proteins:
- the LOC138378563 gene encoding putative P2Y purinoceptor 10, translating into MAYLDEYTETFKMGSNSTSTSQTDCNVPNMTFQYSLYATTYILIFIPGLLANTMALWVLCRFISKKNKAIIFMINLSVADLAHVLSLPLRIYYYISHHWPFQRALCLLCFYLKYLNMYASICFLTCISLQRCFFLLKPFRARDWKRRYDVGISAAIWVIVGTACLPFPILRSTDLANNTKSCFADLGYKQMNAVALVGMITVAELAGFVIPVIIIAWCTWKTTISLRQPPMAFQGINERQKALRMVFMCAAVFFICFSPYHINFVFYTMVKETIISSCPIVRSTLYFHPFCLCLASLCCLLDPILYYFMASEFRDQISRHGSSVTRSRLMSRESGSSMIG; encoded by the coding sequence ATGGCTTACCTTGATGAATATACTGAAACATTCAAGATGGGTAGCAACAGTACCAGCACCTCTCAGACTGACTGCAATGTCCCTAATATGACATTTCAGTACTCCCTCTATGCAACCACCTACATCCTGATTTTCATCCCTGGTCTTCTGGCCAACACCATGGCCTTGTGGGTTCTATGTCGCttcatcagcaagaaaaataaagccatcaTTTTCATGATCAACCTCTCTGTGGCTGACCTTGCTCACGTGCTGTCCTTACCCCTCCGGATTTACTATTACATCAGCCACCACTGGCCTTTCCAGAGGGCCCTTTGCCTACTGTGCTTCTACCTGAAGTATCTCAACATGTATGCCAGCATTTGTTTCCTGACATGCATCAGCCTTCAGAGGTGCTTCTTTCTCCTCAAGCCCTTCAGGGCCAGAGACTGGAAACGTAGATATGATGTGGGCATCAGTGCTGCCATCTGGGTCATTGTGGGGACTGCCTGTTTGCCATTTCCCATCCTGAGAAGCACAGACTTAGCCAACAACACCAAGTCCTGCTTTGCTGATCTTGGTTACAAGCAAATGAATGCAGTGGCTTTGGTTGGGATGATTACAGTTGCTGAGCTTGCAGGATTTGTGATCCCAGTGATCATCATTGCATGGTGTACCTGGAAAACCACTATATCCTTGAGACAGCCTCCAATGGCTTTCCAAGGGATCAATGAGAGGCAGAAAGCACTGAGGATGGTTTTCATGTGTGCTGCAGTCTTCTTCATCTGTTTCAGTCCCTATCatattaactttgttttttatacCATGGTAAAGGAAACCATCATTAGCAGTTGCCCCATTGTCCGAAGCACGCTGTATTTCCACCCTTTTTGTCTGTGCCTTGCAAGTCTCTGCTGCCTTTTGGATCCAATTCTCTATTACTTCATGGCCTCAGAGTTTCGTGACCAAATATCCCGCCATGGCAGCTCTGTGACCCGTTCCCGCCTCATGAGCAGGGAGAGTGGATCATCAATGATTGGCTAA